Proteins encoded together in one Pseudomonas sp. ADAK13 window:
- the dprA gene encoding DNA-processing protein DprA, whose translation MLPTNNREISPAELEARLRLHRLPELGPKGFQKLIEAFGSASKAISAPASAWRSLGLKMISADARRSEEVRDGASAALAWLDRPAQHLLMWDQPDYPALLAELDDAPPLLFVAGNPAILEKPQLAMVGSRRASRPGMDTAAAFSRSLASAGFVITSGLALGIDGAAHQAALDVGGHTIGVLGTGLENFYPQRHRRLAEAMIAQGSAVVSEFPLDAPPQAGNFPRRNRIISGLSLGVLVVEASMASGSLITARLAAEQGREVYAIPGSIHHPGAKGCHQLIRDGAVLVETIEHILENLRGWQALSRPAPIAVTHPLVALLHAAPHTSEALAIASGRALSEVLASLTELELEGRVICESGRWLARG comes from the coding sequence ATGTTACCGACGAATAACCGTGAAATTTCCCCGGCAGAACTGGAAGCTCGACTACGCTTGCACAGGCTGCCGGAACTGGGTCCCAAGGGCTTTCAAAAACTCATCGAGGCGTTTGGTTCTGCGTCAAAAGCCATCAGTGCACCGGCCAGTGCCTGGCGCTCCCTGGGCCTCAAGATGATCAGCGCCGATGCCCGTCGCAGCGAAGAAGTACGCGATGGCGCCAGCGCGGCACTGGCCTGGCTGGATCGTCCGGCCCAGCATTTGCTGATGTGGGACCAACCTGACTACCCCGCGTTGCTCGCCGAACTGGATGACGCGCCCCCGCTGTTATTCGTCGCCGGCAACCCGGCGATTCTGGAAAAACCGCAGCTGGCGATGGTCGGCAGCCGCCGTGCCTCCCGGCCAGGAATGGACACCGCCGCCGCGTTTTCCCGCAGCCTGGCGAGTGCCGGTTTTGTCATCACCAGTGGTCTTGCCCTGGGTATCGACGGCGCGGCTCATCAGGCGGCTTTGGATGTTGGTGGACATACAATCGGTGTGTTGGGCACCGGGCTCGAAAACTTTTATCCACAGCGCCACCGTCGCCTGGCCGAGGCGATGATTGCCCAAGGCAGCGCCGTGGTTTCCGAGTTTCCGTTGGACGCCCCGCCCCAGGCCGGCAATTTTCCACGGCGCAATCGCATTATCAGTGGCCTGTCCCTGGGCGTGCTGGTGGTGGAGGCCAGCATGGCCAGCGGTTCGCTGATCACTGCGCGGTTGGCGGCGGAGCAAGGGCGCGAGGTATACGCCATCCCGGGCTCCATCCATCACCCTGGCGCCAAAGGTTGCCATCAGCTGATTCGCGATGGCGCCGTGCTGGTGGAAACCATCGAACACATTCTCGAGAACCTGCGCGGCTGGCAGGCGTTATCCCGCCCGGCGCCGATCGCGGTCACTCACCCGCTGGTGGCGCTGTTGCACGCCGCGCCCCACACCAGTGAAGCCTTGGCGATTGCCAGCGGACGGGCCTTGTCCGAGGTGCTGGCCAGCCTCACGGAGCTGGAACTGGAGGGCCGGGTGATCTGCGAAAGCGGACGCTGGCTTGCGCGCGGCTAG